The genomic stretch AAAACAATGATTGAACTTGTTTTGCTTGCATCATTGACAAAAATAGTCCgtagaaaaagtcacaaatacaGCTCAGACCAGGATTTGAAAGAaatcatgttcttgtgccaaGAACCTCCTGACAGCTGCAAGTCCATGTTCAGACATCATCTTCAGAACCATCATCCGACTTTCTCCTCTGTGTTGAGTGACCAGTCCAGCCGCCACACTTTCATAAGTCCACAGCATCTTTGCAGCGCTCAGCTCCCCGTTTGCCTCTCTCATCACTTCTCTTTGCACCATGCATCACAGTCCAGATCCACCAGGCTCTGTGTCCACTTGGTCCTGTCAACACGTGACCCCCCATCGCCTCAATCCACTGGGTAATCCAGAACCAGCATGCTGACCCAGAATGCTCTGGAAGCTCTTGCAGGGAGAGGAAGATGCAGACAGCCTCCTAATCCAGAAACAGAAAGGCTCGACTCCCCCCAGCCGAAGCTTGGCTCTTTGACTCTTTTATCATTAACATCATCATGTGAAGCATCTTCAGAGGAATGCGGCTTCAGCGTTCTGGTAGTGTGATCGTGGGCACCCAGTCGTAGGCATTTCGGCTTTCCTCGCAGAACAGACTCAGTTTGTCCAGAGAGGGGTCTTTCCACGGGTTTGCACTGGGGCTCTGTGGACAGAAAGTAAGATCATGGTCAGAGTCGTGCATGCGTGAGGTAGAGCGGCAGCATGTGTGGAGGATCAAGACAAAAGAGTGATGCATGCATGATTCACCGGCTGCAGGGAGGAGGGGGGAAACGTACCGTGACGAGAATGCAGTGCGCGTCCTTGGGCTCGCCGGTCTCGTCTGCGCCCACGAGGTCGGCCAGGCGCTCGATGTCGTTGACACGCACGACGTTGATGTCGTTGTCGAAGCAGAACGCCTGGATCAGGGTGAAGTGGATCTGAAGGGCGATGTCGCACTCGTACTCCTCATCGGTGGCGAGCACGCAGAACGCCACGCTGTCTGGATCACTGTGCGTAAAGCAAAGGAGGAGATCGGTCAGTTTCACTCCAAAACACCAAAAGGAGGAATAACTGATGAGTTTAAAGGATAGGAATACTCACACATTCATGACTTTTGCAGATTCATAAACTCCAACTGTCAGGTAGTCCTGCTTCTTTGCAgcgagcagcagctcctccagggCTGCGCCTGCGCTCTGAACCCTGCACGAGGAAAAGCGCGTTTCATTaacacactgaaatgtttcaaatcacAGAAATTAAACCATtatgcttttaaagtaaaatacataCCTATCAGCGTTTGCCATTGTGTTCTCTTGTCCGCAGATTTCCTCCAGAGTCATAGTTATAATCCAAAAGCGCGGCGGAGCAGTGAAGTGTGCGCGTGCGTCTCGGTTGGTGAGGTTGATCAGTCAGGAGTTGTAAATTCTGAGGTCTGAGCGGGCGGCGCGTGCTTTTATAAACGGCTCGCCGTCGTTTCTCGGCAAGGGGCGGGCTCTTCCGCTCCTGCCTCCTACCATTGGCTTAACGCGTGCCGGGTAAGAGGTGGGGGGGAAAGCAAAAGTCCCCGGACAGTTTGAGCTCGAGCTGTTGCCAACCCCACGTGGGGGTGAGATCTCGTCGTTTCAAGAAATCCCCCCTCCTAACATCATTCCCCCTCCTTTTTTTACTTGTCAACATCCAACATCATCACATTgtgggcaaaaacaaaaagtccttAATGGTGAACTTTAACTCTCAGTGCACAAACTGAATCATTGTGACAGTGTATCTGATGGtagcagatatttttttcataactgtCTAATTCAGATTATTCAACAAATGATGGAAACATCCTGATCTCCTCCGATAACCTTTGGGACATTCAGGAGGTGGACTTTCCCAAACTTTCCCTCCCTGTCCCTAATAGGCTCCCAATCCTCACTCAACCTGTTGTTGTGTTTACAGTCTGCACTTTCAGAGCTATCCCGGGACAGAAAGCTTGTCCTGACCCGAATAGGCtgagctttttttctcctttcttcttCCTGGAGGAGTGACCAAGCAGCTCGTGACCGGGCACGCGCCGCTTTTTGTTCCCCACATTGTGGGGCTTTAATTGGCGCGTGTCGcctttaaccaaaaaaaaaaaaaaaaagtctacttCCAGTCAGCGGGTCTTCCACCTGCCCCTGTCCGGTGCTTCCGCTACGCACGTGCACACACGCGCGCgcctttttcccctcttttcaTATGAGAGCCTCCTGATTGCCATTAATTGCCTGGAGGCAAATACGCACGTGCCACCTAAAGCAGCCAGTTTATCCCTTTTATTGATGCTATAACGTTACTGGTTCTGTCTTAACTGACAGTCATGTATTATTGATTGTCTCATTAATTCTGAGTATGCATATCTAAATACTTCTCACAATGcattacaaaatatatatttctatttaaCTGCAGAGAACCCACAATTACAAGAACAACCCACACAcagtaaaagttgttttctttgagcatttttttttctttaaatgagtcAATTGAAAAGCCACgttgacattttaataaaagcaaatgtATGTGTGGCTCTTAAAAAGAGGTGCGTGCACCCCCTGGTGGTATTTAAACGCACTGCAGGGcttcactttatttattaaataaatacattcaataaATACTTACAACAATTCTAATTAGAAATAGTTTATGGacaaaagaagcataaaaatagttttttttttaatgtttgttgatttacaataaagtactaaaaatgtatataattaataccaataatatatatataaatattgttagAGCAATATAAAcaattcttatttaaaaaaaaatctcacagaTACAAGCACTGTTGTTATTCTtcacccaaaaaataagaagaaaaacattttttgaatatattttgatatatttttgtttcattgcaACTTTCTTGAATATTCTTTTAAAGTCAATATTTAATTCTATTGTTTTAATGCAActaaagctttttcattttccacaAAAGTGCATATTTTACACACTGATTCAGACGACTGGAGGACTTTTGCGCCGATGCGCAGAACATTTAGACAAAGAGCGCCCTCTTGTGGCCGCTGCGCGTGAACTTTCCCCTCAATGTGCGCCGCCTGTCCCGACATGTTTGTTAGAGCGCATGACTCACGATTCCAACCTCAAGCTTGTGATTCACCCACCGCCTTGTATAAGCTGTAATCCCCCCTACAGCTGCCGTTACTGTTAAGGTCAGACAAACAGGTCTGTGGCAGCCCAGTTGTTGGGGGAGCACAGACGCAAAAGACCCATGAATGTACAGTAACACAAGTCatacaaaacaaaatagttGTTTGTGAATTATATATTGGGGTTGTTTATCAAGTTGTTAATCGAATCCACTgatataaaattgtttcaaagttaaataaatcaatttttatcgatactggaaaataccatttggagcatggtaggtttattttactataatgtaaaacacaaaagcagattatgagtggaaacactttgaattttgcaaagatgtgACCATCCAGTGTGgcagaatgttctaataaagttacgtttttatGTAGAAAAGCAACAATGGGTTGagctgagtcacactggttgaagttttggtta from Oryzias melastigma strain HK-1 linkage group LG9, ASM292280v2, whole genome shotgun sequence encodes the following:
- the gadd45ga gene encoding growth arrest and DNA-damage-inducible, gamma a; this translates as MTLEEICGQENTMANADRVQSAGAALEELLLAAKKQDYLTVGVYESAKVMNVDPDSVAFCVLATDEEYECDIALQIHFTLIQAFCFDNDINVVRVNDIERLADLVGADETGEPKDAHCILVTSPSANPWKDPSLDKLSLFCEESRNAYDWVPTITLPER